A genomic segment from Ignavibacteriales bacterium encodes:
- a CDS encoding winged helix-turn-helix transcriptional regulator, whose product MALSKKEEFKSEDIWLADVAKALSHPARIRILKILTEMNVCMCGDIVDLLPLSQSTVSQHLKELKRVELIQGDIDGPKVCYCVNNKTLQKAKKELDKLFNQVCVC is encoded by the coding sequence ATGGCACTTTCTAAAAAAGAGGAATTCAAATCAGAGGATATCTGGCTAGCGGATGTTGCCAAGGCCCTATCGCACCCTGCACGCATAAGGATATTAAAAATTCTAACCGAAATGAATGTTTGTATGTGCGGTGATATTGTTGATTTACTTCCCCTTTCTCAGTCCACCGTTTCTCAACATCTAAAAGAACTTAAACGTGTTGAATTAATTCAGGGTGACATAGATGGACCGAAAGTATGCTACTGCGTGAATAATAAAACACTTCAGAAAGCAAAAAAAGAATTAGATAAATTATTTAATCAAGTTTGTGTGTGTTGA